In Pseudobacter ginsenosidimutans, the following are encoded in one genomic region:
- a CDS encoding LolA family protein → MRKLLDTRWLFLIAISMCSMTAKAQDAAALVKRVKAKLETVNNYEANGVMKTNVSFIKVPDSKITVYYKKPDKFRIKKENGISIMPKGSVSLNQGTLLAGENYTTVAAGTGKVGDQTVAIVKLLPLDEKSEVVVSTLYIDEKDAVIRKAVTTTRNNGTYEIEMSYGKYASWGLPDKVAFIFNTRDYKLPKGLAFDYDTGEKPAATTDKNQKGKVEISYSSYTINKGISDNIFQ, encoded by the coding sequence ATGCGAAAGCTTCTTGATACCCGTTGGTTGTTTTTGATAGCAATATCAATGTGCAGTATGACAGCGAAGGCGCAGGATGCAGCAGCGCTGGTGAAGCGCGTAAAAGCAAAGCTGGAAACAGTGAACAATTACGAAGCGAATGGCGTAATGAAAACAAATGTGAGCTTCATCAAAGTGCCGGATTCGAAGATCACGGTGTATTACAAAAAGCCCGATAAGTTCCGCATCAAAAAAGAAAATGGCATCTCCATTATGCCGAAAGGCAGTGTGAGCCTGAATCAGGGCACATTGCTGGCCGGAGAGAATTATACAACAGTTGCAGCAGGCACAGGAAAGGTGGGAGATCAGACGGTGGCTATCGTAAAACTATTACCACTCGATGAAAAAAGTGAAGTAGTAGTTTCCACACTGTATATCGATGAAAAAGATGCTGTGATCAGGAAAGCTGTGACCACTACCAGGAACAACGGCACCTATGAGATTGAAATGAGTTATGGAAAATACGCATCATGGGGCTTGCCTGATAAAGTGGCGTTCATTTTCAATACCAGGGATTACAAATTACCGAAAGGACTTGCATTTGATTATGATACGGGGGAGAAGCCCGCTGCAACTACTGACAAAAATCAAAAAGGAAAAGTAGAAATCTCATACTCCTCTTACACTATCAACAAAGGTATTTCAGACAATATCTTCCAGTAG
- a CDS encoding ABC transporter permease, whose amino-acid sequence MWTILQIELFKIFKRPRTYIAFVAIAVIVFLIQLAFYVDGGAYISFLMQSIESDFHVEGKILNGYFICYFILQTLLIHVPLLIALIGGDMIAGEANMGTLRLLISKPISRASLITGKFIATMVYTLLLLVWMAILSLGLSMLIFGTDDLLLFKGEEVVLLLRSDILWRYVAAFGFAAIAMTTVAALSFFLSLFAENSIGPIVSTMSVVIVFTILTSIDLPLFNAMKPYLFTSHMLGWKGFFDDDIFYNSIARSAIFLLAHIGGLLGLSLVIFKKKDVLS is encoded by the coding sequence ATGTGGACCATCCTGCAAATTGAGCTGTTCAAAATATTCAAGCGTCCGCGAACCTATATCGCTTTTGTTGCGATTGCAGTGATCGTATTCCTGATACAACTGGCATTCTATGTGGATGGCGGGGCGTATATCAGCTTCCTGATGCAAAGCATCGAGTCGGATTTCCATGTAGAAGGAAAGATCCTGAACGGTTACTTCATCTGTTATTTCATACTGCAGACATTATTGATACATGTTCCTCTTTTGATAGCGCTGATCGGCGGTGATATGATCGCCGGTGAAGCCAATATGGGCACATTGAGGCTACTGATCAGCAAGCCAATAAGCAGGGCTTCGCTTATTACCGGCAAGTTTATTGCTACCATGGTTTACACTTTGCTGTTGCTGGTGTGGATGGCCATCCTGTCGCTCGGCCTGAGCATGCTGATATTCGGTACAGATGACCTGCTGCTTTTCAAAGGAGAAGAAGTGGTGTTGCTCCTGAGATCGGATATCCTCTGGCGTTATGTTGCGGCATTCGGATTTGCAGCCATCGCCATGACAACCGTTGCGGCCTTATCTTTCTTTTTATCGCTCTTTGCAGAGAATTCCATCGGCCCCATCGTGAGCACCATGAGCGTGGTGATCGTATTCACCATCCTCACCAGTATCGATCTTCCTTTATTCAACGCCATGAAACCTTATCTTTTTACCTCCCATATGCTGGGATGGAAAGGTTTCTTTGATGATGATATTTTTTACAACAGTATCGCAAGATCAGCTATCTTTCTGCTGGCGCATATCGGAGGACTGCTGGGATTGTCCCTGGTGATCTTCAAAAAGAAAGATGTGCTGAGCTGA
- a CDS encoding ABC transporter ATP-binding protein — MPPVITVNHLSKYYQDIKAVDDISFTVNKGDVYGFLGQNGAGKSTTIRMLLTLIQPTAGTIEIFGMDIRKHREEILRQVGAVIERPDLYKYLSALENLRLFAKLSGLKLSDTQLMLQLERVDLHQRAHSKVHTFSQGMKQRLGIAVALVHDPQLVILDEPTNGLDPQGIADIRQLIVELSREHGKTVLVSSHLLNEIELTATRMIIINKGKKMAEGALKEMFDPSKMLIELRVANPDHTLQQLQQSVWKSLLVQQEANLFTIRMNETDIPRLIADLVSMGVAINSLQPRHSLEAYFLSLTTSNQHVDHPAN, encoded by the coding sequence ATGCCTCCAGTAATCACGGTCAACCACCTCAGTAAGTATTACCAGGATATTAAAGCTGTTGATGATATATCCTTTACAGTAAACAAAGGAGATGTGTATGGATTCCTCGGACAGAACGGTGCAGGCAAATCCACTACCATCCGAATGCTGCTCACGCTGATCCAGCCAACAGCAGGAACCATCGAGATCTTCGGCATGGATATACGAAAACACCGCGAAGAAATTCTCCGGCAGGTAGGGGCAGTGATCGAAAGGCCAGACCTCTACAAGTACCTCAGCGCCCTCGAAAATCTCAGGCTCTTTGCAAAACTCAGTGGACTGAAACTTTCCGATACTCAGTTGATGTTGCAACTTGAAAGAGTGGACTTACACCAACGTGCACACTCCAAAGTGCATACCTTTTCCCAGGGTATGAAACAGCGCTTAGGGATCGCTGTGGCATTGGTGCATGACCCGCAGCTGGTGATCCTGGATGAGCCAACTAACGGGCTGGACCCGCAGGGTATTGCAGATATCCGCCAACTGATCGTGGAGCTGAGCAGGGAACATGGCAAGACTGTACTGGTGAGCTCGCATCTGTTGAATGAGATTGAGCTGACTGCTACCAGGATGATCATCATCAACAAGGGAAAGAAAATGGCGGAAGGCGCACTGAAGGAAATGTTCGATCCCTCAAAGATGCTCATCGAGCTGCGCGTAGCCAATCCCGATCATACCCTGCAGCAATTGCAGCAATCTGTTTGGAAATCTTTGCTGGTGCAGCAGGAAGCCAACCTGTTCACTATCCGCATGAATGAAACAGACATACCCCGGTTGATAGCAGACCTGGTGAGTATGGGTGTGGCCATCAACAGCCTTCAGCCAAGACATTCGCTGGAAGCCTATTTCCTTTCATTAACAACATCCAACCAGCATGTGGACCATCCTGCAAATTGA
- a CDS encoding hydroxypyruvate isomerase family protein, which yields MERRKFMQQSLLAGASLAASPTLMASCSQNTAEAGKTFTMDFAFHDNMFKNHGGNDFIDQIKWAHDQGFRSIEDNGMMARPVEMQEKIGNTLAKLGMRMGVFVITTDNWHWKTTLTTGKEEWVSKMEKDCRTAVEVAKRCNAKWVTVVPGNYERSLPIETQTANVVSALRKAADILEPAGLIMVLEPLSDNEDLFLRLSGQTFNICKAVNSPSCKILYDIYHMQRNEGNLMANIDKYWEEISYIQIGDNPGRKEPGTGEINYTNVFKHIYNKGYRGVMGMEHGNAMPGKEGEIALIKAYREVDVKAGA from the coding sequence ATGGAAAGAAGAAAATTCATGCAGCAATCGCTCCTCGCCGGAGCATCCCTGGCAGCAAGCCCCACCCTGATGGCGTCTTGCTCACAGAACACAGCAGAAGCAGGCAAAACATTCACGATGGATTTTGCCTTTCATGATAATATGTTCAAGAATCATGGAGGCAATGATTTTATAGATCAGATAAAATGGGCGCATGATCAGGGATTCAGGTCCATCGAAGACAATGGCATGATGGCCCGCCCTGTGGAGATGCAGGAGAAGATCGGGAATACGCTGGCGAAACTCGGAATGCGCATGGGCGTATTCGTTATTACTACTGATAACTGGCATTGGAAAACCACACTCACCACGGGAAAGGAAGAATGGGTCAGCAAAATGGAGAAGGATTGCAGAACAGCCGTGGAAGTGGCCAAAAGATGCAATGCAAAATGGGTGACCGTTGTTCCCGGCAATTACGAAAGGAGCCTGCCAATAGAAACGCAAACTGCCAATGTGGTCAGTGCGCTGCGCAAGGCTGCTGATATACTGGAGCCTGCGGGATTGATCATGGTGCTGGAACCCCTGAGTGATAACGAAGATCTTTTTCTTCGCCTGTCAGGGCAAACCTTCAATATCTGTAAAGCGGTGAACAGTCCCAGTTGCAAGATCCTGTATGATATCTACCATATGCAGCGCAATGAAGGCAATCTCATGGCCAATATCGATAAGTACTGGGAAGAGATCAGTTATATCCAGATTGGCGACAATCCGGGAAGGAAAGAGCCGGGCACAGGAGAGATCAATTATACAAACGTATTCAAACATATTTACAACAAGGGATACAGGGGTGTGATGGGCATGGAGCATGGAAATGCGATGCCCGGAAAGGAAGGCGAGATCGCTTTGATCAAAGCCTATCGTGAAGTGGATGTAAAAGCCGGAGCCTGA